A single genomic interval of Ignavibacteria bacterium harbors:
- a CDS encoding T9SS type A sorting domain-containing protein: MKVLYYLKSSKLTILSFQILLLLFTVSSYSQSGWFSQPLPVNGQVNDLKFINANTGLISMDPAITLRTINGGFNWLIILPGQYVGNFEIIDTSTVYANGMSASGYGMLLRSYDLGISWDSLPLAGSWTVNGLSFVNRDTGWVGGTASGLPFLWRTTNAGVTWNVQSTNTGFGKVFFLKNKVNGEYVGWSTNYSDLWKTTNSGVNWIQIQQSFGISKLYFLDENIGYVSAGDKFKKTTNGGLNWNVYNLPNLNYIVGKTIADFEFVNKDTIYGDNGIRFFDVGAKYRGIIWISTNGGVNWNFQQPDTSFGQIQFTGIDFANKDTGWSLGYNIGIRTNDGGGPIIITGINNQITTKPELFILEQNYPNPFNSSTRINFSISRPSFVSLNVYDITGKEVLKVYNYEFFTSGNYYAGIDIGKMGLSSGVYIYRMRASDIKSNNVFEQSRKLVYVK; encoded by the coding sequence ATGAAAGTTTTATATTACCTCAAAAGTTCAAAATTAACAATACTTTCATTTCAGATTCTATTACTTTTATTTACCGTCTCTTCTTATTCCCAGTCAGGGTGGTTTTCTCAGCCGTTGCCAGTGAATGGACAGGTTAATGATCTTAAATTTATTAATGCAAACACTGGATTGATTTCTATGGATCCCGCAATAACACTTAGAACAATAAATGGAGGGTTTAATTGGTTAATAATTTTACCGGGTCAATATGTTGGTAATTTTGAAATAATTGATACAAGTACAGTATATGCAAATGGAATGAGTGCAAGCGGATATGGTATGTTATTAAGATCATACGATCTTGGTATTTCGTGGGATAGTCTGCCATTAGCAGGTTCCTGGACAGTAAACGGACTCTCATTTGTTAACCGTGACACCGGCTGGGTAGGCGGCACTGCTAGCGGGTTGCCATTTCTATGGAGGACAACAAATGCAGGAGTAACCTGGAACGTTCAATCAACCAATACAGGATTTGGAAAAGTGTTCTTTCTGAAGAACAAAGTAAACGGAGAGTATGTTGGTTGGTCAACGAATTATTCTGATCTATGGAAAACCACAAATTCGGGCGTAAATTGGATACAAATACAACAGTCATTTGGTATATCAAAGTTGTATTTTTTAGACGAGAATATAGGCTATGTTTCAGCGGGTGATAAATTCAAGAAAACTACAAATGGGGGTTTAAATTGGAATGTATATAACCTTCCAAATTTGAATTATATAGTTGGCAAGACTATTGCTGATTTTGAATTTGTAAATAAAGATACAATATATGGAGATAATGGAATTAGGTTTTTTGATGTTGGTGCAAAATATAGAGGAATTATCTGGATTTCAACCAATGGTGGTGTAAATTGGAACTTTCAACAACCTGATACATCATTTGGACAAATACAATTTACTGGAATTGATTTTGCAAATAAGGATACAGGGTGGAGTCTTGGATATAATATTGGAATCCGAACTAATGACGGTGGAGGACCTATAATAATAACCGGAATAAACAATCAAATAACAACCAAACCCGAACTGTTCATTCTTGAACAGAATTATCCAAATCCTTTTAATTCATCAACAAGAATAAACTTTTCTATATCAAGACCTTCATTTGTTTCATTAAACGTCTATGACATAACAGGAAAGGAGGTATTAAAGGTATATAACTACGAGTTTTTCACGTCAGGCAATTATTATGCGGGAATTGATATAGGAAAGATGGGTTTGTCTTCAGGTGTGTATATTTATAGAATGCGGGCTTCTGACATAAAAAGCAATAATGTTTTTGAGCAGTCAAGAAAACTTGTTTATGTAAAGTGA
- a CDS encoding choice-of-anchor J domain-containing protein: MKKLIFTLLALAFIIPSVFAQRILINENFETTGFNTDSLPPNWVKEDVDGTGGPGRNWAVRDSNTNYVGTNALLTSKAHDSKRALTIPWSAGNPIADDWTITDTFTVQPGDSLIFWMLIGSPEGFQPYLDTMQVWTLLEQSSGLTLEKLATIKSNDSAGVPLANNVWMEHKFSLTAFAGQKICLGFRYYMNTTNDGFWCNIDDVLVGNRASVGISQIGTNVPKKYALSQNYPNPFNPTTKIKFDVPKNGSVLLEVYNNLGQLVKTLHNGNTNAGYYETNFDGSGLTSGIYYYKLTSQDFVQTKKMILVK, from the coding sequence ATGAAGAAATTAATTTTTACGCTTTTAGCTTTAGCATTTATTATCCCGAGTGTCTTTGCACAAAGAATTCTTATTAACGAAAACTTTGAAACTACGGGATTTAACACAGACAGTCTTCCGCCTAACTGGGTAAAGGAAGATGTTGATGGAACAGGCGGACCAGGCAGAAACTGGGCAGTTAGAGACTCAAACACTAATTATGTCGGAACCAACGCATTACTTACTTCAAAAGCACACGACAGCAAAAGAGCCCTTACTATTCCGTGGAGTGCCGGTAATCCAATAGCAGATGATTGGACAATAACGGATACATTCACAGTTCAACCGGGTGACAGCTTAATTTTCTGGATGCTTATTGGAAGTCCTGAGGGTTTTCAGCCATATCTTGATACTATGCAGGTATGGACTTTGCTCGAACAATCTTCAGGTTTAACTCTGGAAAAACTTGCAACTATTAAGAGCAATGATAGTGCAGGCGTTCCACTTGCGAATAATGTTTGGATGGAACATAAATTTTCACTTACTGCATTTGCAGGTCAGAAAATTTGCCTTGGATTCAGATATTATATGAACACTACTAATGATGGATTCTGGTGCAATATCGATGACGTATTAGTCGGAAACCGAGCCAGCGTAGGCATTTCTCAGATAGGTACAAACGTCCCAAAGAAATACGCTCTTAGCCAAAACTACCCAAATCCGTTTAATCCTACAACAAAGATTAAATTCGATGTCCCTAAAAATGGAAGTGTTTTGCTTGAAGTCTATAACAATCTCGGACAGCTTGTAAAGACTCTGCACAACGGTAATACAAATGCAGGCTACTACGAAACAAACTTCGACGGAAGCGGACTAACAAGCGGTATCTACTATTACAAACTTACATCACAGGATTTCGTACAAACAAAGAAAATGATTCTTGTGAAGTAA
- the ndhC gene encoding NADH-quinone oxidoreductase subunit A: MLSLYIPILLIMGFAILLAFIFVKTSTWFGPSKPDTEKLSTYESGMEPIGSARDRFSVKYYMVAVSFIVFDIEVVFLYPWAISFLNFPKPEMVYSLIIAMLFIVILVAGLIYEYKKGVLKWD, from the coding sequence ATGTTAAGTCTATATATACCTATTCTTTTAATAATGGGGTTTGCAATTTTGCTTGCCTTCATTTTTGTTAAAACATCGACATGGTTCGGACCGAGTAAACCCGACACAGAAAAACTTTCAACATATGAAAGCGGTATGGAGCCTATAGGTTCGGCACGCGACCGGTTTTCCGTGAAATACTATATGGTCGCCGTTAGCTTCATCGTGTTCGATATTGAGGTTGTTTTTCTTTATCCATGGGCAATTTCATTCCTGAACTTTCCAAAACCGGAAATGGTTTATTCTTTAATAATAGCCATGCTTTTTATTGTGATACTCGTAGCCGGGCTAATATATGAATACAAAAAAGGGGTTCTGAAATGGGATTAG
- a CDS encoding NADH-quinone oxidoreductase subunit B family protein → MGLEEKLGKDGYLTGKLDDLMQWARKHSMWPMPMGISCCAIEMMATASSRFDIARFGSEVMRFSPRQSDVMIVAGTTTYKMAKVVRKIYDQMPEPKWVIAMGACTSSGGMYRSYPVVQGIDQFLPVDVYVAGCPPRPDNLLNALITLQEKVLASKGSNSKQEQIKEKHLS, encoded by the coding sequence ATGGGATTAGAAGAAAAACTTGGTAAGGACGGTTATCTCACTGGTAAGCTTGATGACCTAATGCAATGGGCACGCAAACACAGTATGTGGCCTATGCCGATGGGGATTTCCTGCTGTGCGATTGAAATGATGGCTACTGCGTCTTCGCGTTTTGATATAGCACGTTTTGGTTCTGAAGTTATGAGATTTTCACCGCGTCAAAGCGATGTTATGATTGTTGCAGGAACCACAACATATAAAATGGCAAAAGTAGTTCGCAAGATTTACGACCAGATGCCCGAGCCTAAGTGGGTCATTGCTATGGGTGCGTGTACCTCATCAGGTGGTATGTACAGAAGCTATCCCGTTGTACAGGGAATAGACCAGTTTCTGCCTGTGGATGTTTATGTGGCGGGCTGTCCACCGAGACCCGACAATCTATTGAACGCGCTGATAACTCTGCAGGAGAAGGTGCTTGCAAGTAAGGGCAGTAATAGCAAACAAGAGCAGATAAAAGAGAAACATTTATCATAA
- a CDS encoding long-chain fatty acid--CoA ligase yields the protein MGIHKKTLVQLLINNIKKFDVMRDIFFTKKKDVYEGISMFGIVNHSICIKNFLLRLGLRKNSTLAIISENRIEWVMTDLACMFSNNVSVPIYPSLSSESIKYILLDCKAEVVFVSTTMQLDKIRAIKNECPDLKHIISFNGIGKQENKDHIITFSDIFCEKKTLTKNELLEALEIISDSVKEEDLLTIIYTSGTTGVPKGVMLTHKNIFSNLKTFPKILHTGKDDVFLSYLPYSHIFERTAGYYLALFFGSKTYYAQSIDTIGLQMTEVKPTIIITVPRLLDKIYNKLIKTGYEMEEGFRKKIYNRGLEVARTHWNNKKSVKWTLADKLVFSKIREKTGGMLRLFVSGGGALNKSIGEFFEGIGILTLEGYGLTETSPVVSVNRTEKNKYGTIGLPINNVQVKIADDGEILVKGDIVMKGYFNQPEETAKAIVDGWFHTGDIGTMDSDGYLKITDRKKSLFKSSGGKYIAPAQIEYLVSNLPYIDQVMIIGNERMYVTALIVPEINELKSLAKKLGINIEFESDLFTNPALIKQIDKDINEVQKNLASFEKIRKFNLIQTPFTIEGGELTPTLKVKRKFVEEKYRYIIDNMYHKV from the coding sequence ATGGGTATTCATAAAAAGACGCTTGTTCAGCTGCTGATAAACAATATCAAGAAATTCGATGTAATGAGAGACATATTCTTTACAAAGAAGAAGGATGTATACGAAGGAATAAGTATGTTCGGAATTGTAAATCATTCTATATGTATAAAGAATTTTCTTTTACGGCTCGGGCTCAGGAAGAACAGTACTCTTGCCATCATATCGGAAAACAGGATTGAATGGGTAATGACAGACCTTGCGTGCATGTTTTCAAACAATGTAAGCGTACCAATATATCCCTCACTTTCCTCGGAATCAATAAAGTATATTCTTTTAGACTGCAAGGCTGAGGTAGTCTTCGTCTCAACAACAATGCAGCTTGACAAAATTCGAGCGATAAAAAATGAATGTCCCGATTTAAAACATATAATATCGTTCAACGGAATTGGCAAGCAGGAAAACAAAGACCACATAATAACATTTTCTGATATATTCTGCGAGAAGAAAACACTAACAAAGAATGAACTTCTCGAAGCACTTGAAATTATTTCCGATAGTGTAAAAGAGGAAGACCTGCTGACGATCATCTATACGTCGGGAACAACAGGAGTCCCCAAAGGAGTTATGTTGACTCACAAGAATATTTTTTCGAACCTCAAAACGTTCCCTAAGATTCTACACACGGGCAAAGACGACGTATTTCTTTCATACCTACCGTATTCGCACATCTTTGAACGCACAGCGGGATATTATCTTGCATTATTTTTCGGCTCTAAAACTTACTACGCTCAGAGTATAGATACAATCGGTCTGCAGATGACTGAGGTGAAACCTACTATTATTATTACTGTACCGCGTCTTCTTGATAAGATATACAATAAACTTATAAAAACCGGTTACGAAATGGAAGAAGGTTTCAGAAAGAAAATTTATAACCGGGGGCTTGAGGTTGCAAGAACTCACTGGAACAATAAGAAATCGGTAAAATGGACTCTTGCTGATAAGCTGGTATTTTCGAAAATACGAGAAAAGACCGGGGGCATGCTTAGACTCTTTGTTTCCGGGGGAGGAGCTCTTAACAAATCCATCGGTGAGTTTTTTGAGGGTATAGGAATACTGACACTCGAAGGATACGGACTTACGGAAACTTCTCCGGTTGTCTCGGTGAACAGGACCGAGAAAAATAAGTACGGAACTATAGGACTTCCGATTAATAATGTTCAGGTAAAAATAGCTGATGACGGGGAAATACTCGTTAAGGGAGATATAGTTATGAAAGGCTACTTTAACCAGCCGGAAGAAACGGCTAAAGCAATAGTTGACGGGTGGTTTCATACCGGTGATATCGGAACGATGGATTCAGACGGTTACCTTAAGATTACTGACCGGAAGAAATCTTTGTTTAAATCTTCGGGCGGTAAATATATTGCACCTGCACAAATAGAATATCTCGTCAGCAATCTTCCTTATATTGATCAGGTTATGATAATCGGGAATGAAAGGATGTATGTAACGGCGCTTATCGTTCCAGAGATAAATGAATTGAAAAGTCTTGCAAAAAAACTCGGTATAAATATTGAATTTGAATCCGATCTATTTACTAATCCTGCTTTAATTAAACAAATTGATAAGGATATAAACGAGGTTCAGAAAAATCTTGCATCGTTCGAAAAGATACGTAAATTCAATCTAATACAAACACCATTTACTATAGAAGGAGGTGAACTTACTCCTACGTTGAAAGTGAAAAGAAAATTTGTAGAAGAAAAGTATAGGTACATCATAGATAATATGTACCACAAGGTATAA
- a CDS encoding efflux RND transporter periplasmic adaptor subunit has product MSRKKKIIISVSVIILIALSIFVYLRFRAILAASERRGMPTPFVEVITPKRGDISNIINFSGDILAIEQTNIFSRVSGNIEKIFVDAGDYVSSGKLLASIDKSLYSQNVKQIEGVLKVAEATAENDLINLERTKILFEKGLASQADFDNARTKLDVSNAQVETARANLQNSRIQLSYCDIRAPFSGYITKKLLERGTFVSATGAAQNTLFVLANIRKLKVVVNVLERDLPLIDNVSDVNLRTDSYPDKIFKGKFNKISQSVDLGTRTMPAQVDIDNSDELLKPGMFARVEIILDTRSDVMILPTECVLKRDDKHFVYVINDDLTAVLKYVETGFSANNETEIISGLNEGERVVKVGQELISDKAKVKIADK; this is encoded by the coding sequence ATGAGCCGTAAGAAAAAGATAATAATATCAGTTTCGGTAATTATTTTAATCGCTTTGAGCATCTTTGTTTATCTTAGATTCCGTGCTATTTTGGCTGCATCAGAAAGGCGGGGAATGCCGACTCCTTTCGTGGAGGTTATCACTCCCAAAAGAGGCGACATTTCGAACATTATAAATTTTTCCGGAGATATCTTAGCAATAGAGCAAACAAACATTTTCTCAAGAGTTAGCGGTAATATTGAAAAAATATTCGTTGACGCGGGGGACTATGTTTCTTCAGGAAAACTGCTTGCATCAATTGATAAAAGCCTATATTCACAGAATGTTAAACAGATTGAAGGGGTTCTAAAAGTCGCCGAGGCAACAGCAGAAAATGATTTGATTAACCTTGAAAGAACGAAAATACTGTTTGAAAAGGGTCTGGCTTCACAGGCAGACTTTGACAATGCAAGAACAAAGCTCGACGTTTCAAATGCACAGGTTGAAACTGCAAGGGCAAACCTTCAGAATTCAAGAATTCAGCTTAGCTATTGCGATATCAGAGCGCCGTTCTCAGGATATATTACTAAAAAACTTCTTGAAAGAGGTACATTCGTTAGCGCCACAGGTGCCGCTCAAAATACTCTCTTCGTCCTTGCTAACATTAGAAAACTTAAAGTTGTGGTTAATGTCCTTGAACGTGACCTGCCTTTAATAGATAATGTTTCAGATGTTAATTTAAGAACTGATTCTTATCCCGATAAAATCTTTAAAGGTAAGTTTAATAAGATAAGCCAGTCAGTTGATCTCGGTACGCGTACAATGCCCGCGCAAGTAGATATTGATAATTCAGACGAACTGCTTAAACCCGGTATGTTTGCAAGGGTAGAAATAATTCTCGATACAAGATCAGATGTGATGATACTGCCCACTGAATGCGTACTTAAGCGGGATGACAAACATTTCGTTTATGTTATTAATGATGATTTGACCGCTGTATTGAAGTATGTTGAAACCGGATTTTCTGCTAACAATGAAACTGAAATTATCAGCGGTTTGAATGAAGGCGAAAGGGTTGTGAAAGTCGGTCAGGAACTTATCAGCGATAAAGCCAAAGTTAAAATAGCAGATAAATAG
- a CDS encoding efflux RND transporter permease subunit has translation MWLTRLALKYPITTLMASLAIFVLGLVSFKQLPIDMLPDIQVPSVTAITYYSGASPLDMEQSVTIPLERAVSSTSDVDYIQSTTKEGASQVRIYFNWDANTSEGLIDIIQKVNRVLNILPTGVSQPQVVKFDITNFPIISIALSSDMDQRQLYDIAYNNIQPQIEHLPGVAAANVVGGRIREIQVTLNRDRVEAASLSVQQVVQAISASNLILPSGDIKTGVFDFSLKTESQFNLVEPIADVVIKNVNGVPVRIGDVATISDSYQEQTQKIRTNGNEGVILRVQKTPGANTVEVVNEIIEALKTLRDVPSNVKTSTAFDTSNYIRDSINVLIKEGMLGAMFAIIIIIVFLRNVRSTVIIFIAIPLSILVTFIFFRFGGISLNIMTLGGLALGVGRLVDDSIVELENISRHYTLMKSQNVSKLTATLEAAAEVASPIFVSTITTVIVFLPVIFLTGIAKLLFIPLVVTISVSLFASFFVSRTVTPLMCYKALEGEREVNPDSKKLSDWLQIKTKVFFDNLDNLYESSLAYCIKRRKFVLISIFVFAVLSFGLFKFIGTEFFPDSDENQFNINILLPVGSRIEMTEGIVKRVEQIVLDNVPEVSTITADIGVPNSKSGGAFGGNAGSHSASVQISLKPRGERKRDVFEIIKALRPKVQAIAGANFYLNPSGFLRFLLNFGSSAPIDVAILGYDFDDADKLSKQVFDVVKSTPGATDVRISRENNLPEAKITVDRVKAGALGISVSQISNTIATSMSGTVASLFSDPRTGNQYNILVRLAEDYRSNIEDIKKLTVINSQGKSVPIGNFIEITMTKSPIIIQRKYQERLVNVTANVSGRPLGDVAEEIKAKLKDVKIPPAFEVQMSGNVEQQSKTFSALYLAFGLAIVLVYMVMASQFQSLIDPFIIMFSVPLGMVGVVWILFLTNTTLSVTSFQGVIVMVGIVVSNGILLIDYMNRLRKKGMGLHEAVLKGGKTRLRPIIMTSLATVLGLIPLAIGIGGQSAQAPLAIAVIGGLTVSTFLTLLFVPTLYIVFEEKFHRKEKSREEEEELAKL, from the coding sequence ATGTGGCTTACTCGACTCGCACTTAAATATCCTATCACTACTTTAATGGCTTCTTTAGCCATCTTTGTACTTGGACTGGTTTCTTTCAAACAGCTTCCAATAGATATGCTTCCCGATATTCAGGTACCAAGCGTAACTGCTATTACTTATTATAGTGGTGCAAGTCCGCTTGATATGGAACAAAGTGTTACTATTCCCTTGGAAAGGGCTGTCAGCTCTACGAGTGATGTTGATTACATTCAGTCGACGACTAAAGAAGGGGCATCGCAAGTTAGAATTTATTTTAACTGGGACGCTAACACAAGCGAAGGACTGATTGATATCATTCAGAAAGTTAACCGTGTTTTGAATATTCTTCCAACTGGTGTCTCCCAGCCTCAGGTCGTTAAGTTTGACATTACTAATTTTCCAATTATTTCTATCGCTTTGAGCAGTGATATGGATCAGCGGCAGCTTTATGACATCGCTTATAATAATATTCAGCCTCAAATAGAACACCTTCCCGGCGTTGCTGCTGCAAACGTTGTCGGCGGTAGAATAAGAGAGATACAGGTTACCTTGAATAGAGATAGAGTCGAAGCCGCAAGTTTGTCAGTCCAGCAGGTTGTTCAGGCTATTAGCGCTTCGAATTTAATCCTTCCGTCTGGTGATATCAAAACAGGTGTGTTTGATTTTTCTCTGAAAACGGAAAGCCAGTTCAATCTTGTAGAGCCCATTGCTGATGTCGTGATTAAAAATGTAAACGGTGTCCCTGTTCGAATAGGGGATGTTGCAACTATTTCCGATTCTTATCAGGAACAAACACAAAAGATTAGGACTAACGGAAACGAAGGCGTAATACTTAGAGTTCAAAAAACTCCGGGTGCGAACACGGTCGAAGTTGTTAACGAAATTATTGAAGCTTTAAAAACTTTAAGGGACGTTCCTTCAAACGTTAAAACTTCTACTGCATTCGACACGAGCAATTATATTAGAGACTCTATTAATGTTCTAATAAAAGAAGGTATGCTCGGCGCTATGTTTGCGATTATAATAATTATAGTTTTCCTTAGAAATGTTAGAAGCACTGTAATTATTTTTATCGCAATTCCTCTGTCTATTCTCGTAACTTTTATTTTCTTCAGATTCGGCGGTATATCCCTAAATATAATGACTCTCGGCGGTCTGGCGCTTGGTGTTGGAAGGCTTGTCGATGACTCCATAGTAGAGCTTGAAAACATTTCGAGGCACTATACCTTGATGAAAAGTCAGAACGTCAGTAAACTTACTGCAACCCTCGAAGCCGCTGCTGAGGTTGCCTCTCCGATTTTTGTTTCTACCATAACAACTGTTATTGTATTCCTTCCCGTTATATTTTTAACAGGTATTGCGAAACTGCTCTTCATCCCGCTCGTCGTTACTATCTCTGTTTCGCTATTTGCTTCATTCTTCGTGTCCAGAACAGTCACTCCCCTTATGTGCTATAAAGCTCTGGAAGGCGAAAGAGAAGTCAATCCTGATTCTAAAAAACTTTCTGATTGGCTGCAGATTAAAACAAAAGTTTTCTTTGATAATTTAGATAACCTCTATGAAAGTTCCCTTGCATATTGTATCAAAAGAAGAAAGTTTGTCCTTATTAGCATATTTGTGTTTGCCGTTCTTTCTTTTGGATTGTTTAAATTCATCGGAACAGAGTTCTTCCCCGATAGTGACGAAAATCAATTCAATATTAATATCCTTTTGCCTGTCGGTTCAAGGATTGAAATGACAGAGGGCATTGTTAAAAGAGTTGAGCAGATTGTCTTAGATAATGTTCCTGAAGTAAGTACTATTACTGCTGATATCGGCGTTCCCAATTCAAAAAGCGGCGGTGCTTTCGGCGGTAATGCTGGCAGTCACTCAGCTTCCGTCCAGATTTCACTCAAACCAAGAGGTGAACGTAAACGCGATGTCTTTGAAATTATTAAAGCTCTTAGACCTAAAGTGCAGGCAATTGCAGGTGCTAATTTTTACCTGAATCCTTCTGGATTCCTTAGATTCCTGTTGAACTTTGGCTCTTCGGCTCCTATCGATGTTGCGATTTTAGGTTATGACTTTGATGACGCTGATAAATTGTCGAAACAGGTTTTTGATGTTGTTAAGTCAACCCCCGGGGCTACTGACGTTAGAATTAGCAGGGAAAATAATCTGCCTGAAGCAAAAATTACCGTTGACCGGGTTAAAGCAGGTGCGCTCGGGATTAGCGTTTCACAAATATCAAACACTATCGCTACAAGCATGAGCGGTACAGTTGCGTCTTTATTCAGCGACCCCAGAACCGGTAATCAGTATAATATCCTCGTACGGCTTGCGGAAGATTATAGAAGTAATATTGAAGATATTAAAAAGTTGACTGTCATTAATTCTCAGGGCAAATCGGTTCCTATCGGTAATTTCATTGAGATAACTATGACCAAATCTCCTATTATTATTCAAAGAAAATATCAGGAAAGACTCGTCAACGTTACTGCTAACGTGAGCGGAAGACCGCTTGGCGATGTTGCCGAAGAAATAAAAGCAAAACTTAAAGACGTAAAAATCCCGCCCGCATTCGAAGTTCAAATGAGCGGAAACGTTGAACAGCAAAGTAAAACATTCAGTGCTTTGTACCTTGCTTTCGGTCTCGCTATAGTGCTGGTTTATATGGTTATGGCTTCTCAGTTTCAATCGCTGATTGACCCGTTTATAATTATGTTCTCTGTTCCGCTCGGTATGGTTGGCGTCGTCTGGATTCTTTTCCTTACGAATACTACTTTATCCGTTACTTCATTTCAGGGGGTAATTGTTATGGTCGGTATCGTCGTTTCAAACGGCATTCTTCTTATTGATTATATGAACAGGTTAAGAAAAAAAGGTATGGGTTTGCATGAGGCAGTCCTTAAAGGCGGCAAGACAAGATTAAGACCTATTATAATGACTTCTCTCGCCACTGTGCTTGGGCTAATTCCCCTCGCTATCGGTATCGGCGGACAGTCTGCTCAGGCACCGCTTGCAATTGCTGTCATCGGCGGCTTAACAGTTTCGACTTTCCTTACACTGCTTTTTGTTCCTACGCTTTATATCGTGTTTGAAGAAAAATTCCACAGGAAGGAAAAAAGCAGGGAAGAGGAAGAAGAGTTAGCTAAACTGTAA